ATGTGTCGATGCCGTGTCGCGCCGGAGAAGTCGATGAAGACTTGCATCTCTCTTCACACCCGCCTGGCATGTGGACGGTGCATGTCATAGTCGCTTCTCGTACATGTGCTCGATGAAGATTTTTTTTTCTCTTGGGCATGATGtagacgtacagctcgatgatgtggCGCGGGTCGATGTAGATCGCTCAGCGAAGATAGCTTGGTGCAGCGGTTATTGGACGTGGCTCGAAGATTGCAGTCGGTGCAGGTCAGCCGGCTCGATGCAGAAGTAGCGGATCAATGTCGATGTAGACGAGTTCGGCCGGTGCGTTGTAGTCACGTACGCGTACAAGCCGTACGGCTGCTGTGTGCCGTAGTCGCATGGACGGAAAACTGATTGGAGCTGCACCATCAATCGTGGAGTCCGTGTGGAGTCCGTGACGAGGCTGGTGAATCTGCATGGAGATTTGAACATGGACGATCGTTAATTGTATTTGCACTTGGCTCGTCTTTGCTCACGTACTGTCAACATGCATGGACGGCATGTTCCTCTTGTTTTGGGTGGATCGGGAAGCCGCCGCCCTCCCGGTGTCGGTGCATGGTCCCTCCTGATGCCCGGAGACAGCCCGTGAAGTACCTCGGGCGCCGTCGGTGTGAAGATCGCCTGCATGAGCAAGGCGCTGATCAGATCGTACGTGTGGCAGCTGGGCAGTTTAGCGATGTAGAGCCCGAGCCTGCCGCGCCGCATGAGTGTGCCGCTTCCTGGTTTATCGGTGACGGCTTGATCAGATCGGATGAAGAAGTCCATGCAGATGCAGCCGCCGGGAGATCCGCGTATGCGATCCGGATGGATGCCTACGCCGGACGTATTGCATCTAAGGATCGCCGGATTCTTTTGGTGGCTAATGAAAAAACTAATCTAATGAGAATTTCTAAACCTGAAATTGATCTACTGCTGAAGACCTTGAAAATTGGATCAAAATTATGAGACCGGTCTAATCTTTGATTGATCGGGTGCCGCGCCCCCGGGAAGAGGAGATTAATCTTCCCGGGGGCGGCGCGTTGTGGAAGTGGAGGAAAGTCCTAGGATCGGCGTCGTTGGACAAACCGCTCTAATACCATGTAGAAAATATAGGATAGCTAATAtttctgttgttctatgttgtattgatctgacccaaGTGTGGGGTATATATAGAGTACAATATGAGGAagagagacttggagtagaggGCAAGTCGTACACGATTTAATCCTATTCTATCTCTAACTCCTAATCTCTAACTTAAACATAATTATACTTCTAACACAAATTCCCGTTTGGCATGAACTCATAGATCAGAGCTTTGAAAGCATTACCATCATTATCTACTGTTGAACATGCTGTTAGTATAGAAACAAGATTTCGATGCCGAATACTTCTCAAAACTTCGCATTCTGACATGAAGCTTTTGTCTGCAGATCCCACTTCAAGGTCAAAAACCTTAATAGCCACAACTATCTTAGCCTGAGTTAACTCTCCTCTATATACTGAACCGTAGCTTCCTCTCCCAATCAGGTTTGACTCGGAAAAACTCTGTGTAGCTTGAGCTAGATCCTTGTAGGAAACTCTTGGGAAATGCTTGCCAAAAGAAAGCAGCAGTAAGTATGCTGTTTTTGGTGTCTTCCCCTTGAGGAGTAGTACAAAATAAATTAACATTACGAGTGATGCGACGCCAAATAAAGGGATCAATGCTCTGACGAAGTAGTACAGTCGTCCTTCTCTCGAAGAAGTGGTAGGACAAGTGGGCATATGAAGATTTACAGCTCCGCCACAAAGTTCACGATTCCCATTGAGAGAAACGGCTGTGACATTTTCAAATACTCCACTTCGTGGTATTTCCCCATGCAGTTGGTTGTAAGAGAGATCTAACTATTGGAGAAACTGCATGTCACCTAGTGATGTTGGAATGGATCCGGACAAATTGTTATGTGAAATGTTGAGCACCGTTAAGCTCTTCAGATTGCTCAAAGATAATGGAATGGTCCCAGTGAGAATATTCTGGCCCACTTGGATGATCTGCAGCTCTTGACATTCACCCAAAGCACCAGGAACTTCCCCAGAAAGTTTGTTGGATGAGAGATGCAGCGCAAAGAGTTGTTTAAGATTACCTATCTCTGTAGGGATCATGCCCTGTAGATTGTTGTACGATAATATACATTCAGTCAATCCGGAGGTAGTGCGGAAAATCTCTTTAGGAATGTTACCCCGTAGATTGTTATAACTAAGGTTCAACTTCGTGAGCATGGCGAGGTATCCCATAGTAGGTGGTATCCGATCTCGAAACTCGTTTTCTGCGAGATGGATCTCTGCCAATTTATTAAGACGACCAATAGAGGATGGAATTGGGCCAGTGAAGCTATTCCCGCCAAGAGCTAAAACTGTTAGATTTTCCAGCTATCCAACCCACCCTTCAATTGGACCGTCGAGCTTGTTGTTAGATAGATCTAGTACTGTTAAAGCACTAAGGTTCCCAATGTTAACGGGCACTGGCCCTGACAGTTCGTTTTCATCCAAGCCTAGCTCCTGAAGTTGGGTTGACAACTTACCAATAGAATTTGgtatagctccttgcaactgattctGAGCTAGTCCGAGAACGTTCAGGGAACTGCAATTGCTTAACCCACCTATGAATTCCCAGCCTTGGGTATCCTTTGATGAGAGCTTGTTTGCCTGAAGGTTTAGGAAACTCAGCATCCCAAGCCTACCAAGAGAAGTTGGAACTTGGCCAATGAAATTGTTGGATGACAAGTCTAACGTGGCTAGCTCTGAAATGTTGCCTAGTGAAGCTGGGATATGACCATGCAACTTGTTGGAGCCCAGCATGAGTGTCCGCAAACTCGGAAGGTTGTCGCCAAAGTCAGATGTCAATGCTTTCTCCAGCATATTGCTACCTACGTCTAAAAGTAGGAGAGAAGAATGATTGTACAGTGGGATCCCTCCTGACAGCCTATTATCAGAGAGAACTAAACCCAGCAGATTTGGCATTTGCCCTATCTCATCGGGACTGCTTCCTGTGAGCTGATTATCTGCAAGATTCATTCCTTTTAACTGCTGGCTGATGTTTCCCAGGCTTGGCGGGATCCTTCCGGTAAGATTATTTTGGAAAAGCACTAAACTTAATAGATTGGAGAGGAAACCTATATTGTGGGGAATTTCACCTACGAGGAAGTTACCAGATAGGTCCAAGTGAATTAGGTTGGAACAATTTGTAAGCGTATTTGGAATGACTCCTTGCAATGAGTTATCTCTCATCACAAGTCGTTGCAGATTGTGCAGACGGTTGAAAGGAGGTAACTCGCCAGCGAAGCCATTTGCGGACAAGTTCAATGACTTGAGGAAAGTTAGGTTTCCGAGAGATGGGGAAATTGGGCCAGACAAGCCTAGGCCGCCCAGATTCAGGGCCGTGACACGCCCGGGGTGCGTCAGGCTGCACTTGACTCCCTCCCACTGGCAACGGGAGATGCCGGTGTTCCAGGAGCTTAAAGCTTGCCTTGGGTCGTTGATGATGGCCCGCTTAAAATCTAGCAACGAGAGCATGTCCGTGCTGTTATCAGGGATTGCCGAGCAATGGGTATTGCAAATAGCATCAGAAATAAGCAGCAGTGTCGGTAGCAAAATCATGGCGACTTTTGCCGTTTGAGGGGCAGACATAACGCCCCCATGACCTGCAAAGCGTGAAGAATAAAAATCGTGGGTACACCATATTACAAATTTTCACTACGCAACTGAGTTGTGTGAACTTGCTATCATGGAGAATCATAAGCTCACGGTCAAATCAGGGAAAAATATGAAGAACCACTCTTAGTGAACGCGTTTGCTCATAGCCActgcagtttttttttttgcggggatcaTAGCCACTGCAGTTATCACTTGCCAGTGCAGAGAGGTTAATTTTTGTGAAAGATTTTAACACAGCACCCACAACAATAAAGACAACCGACAGCATGACAAAAGCTAAAATGGATGTTATGCAGTAGTTCTACTAATCAGGGGGACAGAGTAGGGTACCTTTGCTCGGCCTTTCTTTCATGGTTTTGCCTTTGTGTTGTGAAGTGTGAGTTGGAATGTTGTATGCTCAGCCTCGCTGAGGTCCCAAAGGGGTACAAAAACACTCTTGCAGCGTCATCACATCCACACAATTAGTTGCATCTCATCTGGAGTTCTCTGAAGCCTTATCTTAAGCTGGACCGCCAAGGAGCGACGACCTCAAGTCCGTCAACCCTTTTCAGTACCGTTCCGTTTTTCATCTCGCCACCCGCCTGCCGTCGCTGTCTGAGCTGGACAAGATCGTCTCGGCATGCTCAGCCTCCAACACCAACAGAGCTCTACCGCTCGTTCTTCTCGATACATTTCAGCCGGAATCGGACGGAGATCTTCTGCGCCAGTGTGAGAATGTCTCGTCGATTTCGATGAGGACAAATGGAACAGTTTACTGGTCAAAGACTCTGGTTTTCAATTCTGTTTGGATTTCTGTGGCAAGCGTGCTTCCGGAATGTAGTATTGTGCGGACTGCGGGCATGGCTCGTTTCGTTGTGTTCCCTAGGGGTATTTGTTGGAGCGGGCAAGTGAAAAGTAGACCTTGTATGCACCCCGTATGGAGATCAACACGATTTGGCGATGCCATACCTTCATGGTTATGCTTTTTTTCTTCTTCAAGAGCATAACTTGTACGAAATCACTGTGCACAGGACTCCTTGGCGGACGATTTATGAACGAAGCTGTGATCTATGGCGCTAACCCATGGAGCCAAAGTGATGGATGGCATCGATCACGTGTCGTGCATAAATCGGCCCCAAGATATCGTCTGCGTTGCAGTGTATAAGAGGTAAAATACACATGAAGTGTCTAAATTTGTGTTGCACCGGCATTTTGTGTTAGGTTGATCTCCTCCCATTCGAACCCAACGGGTCGAACGGGCCCTTGACTCGCGCCCTAATCGGGGGCGCCCAACGCACGTATGGTTGGTGGGCCCCCAACCCACGTATGGTTCATGGGCCCCTATGACCCGCAATATATAAACAGAGGTGGGGGGCCGGGGCATGGGACACAAAGTTCATCGCCGCGACAAACCCCACCGATATTCCCTACCGGTCTAGGGTTAGCGCGGAGCTCATGggaagctccaccgccgccgccatccacTCTCTGCCATCACCGCCGTTGCCATACATCGTGGCCACCTCGGCAGGATCATCGACGCAGAGTGAAGGTAGGACTACCGATGATCTAACCTACCCGATCCAAAGTCAATCCATCAATGGTATCAGCCAGATTGGTTTTAGACTTTTCGGTAGAAATAAATCAAAGCAAAACTTTATCCCCCCCTCCCCCAAAGAACCCTAGCAGGGCAGAGAAAAGCAAACAAAAAAACCCAAAAGTTCACCGAAGTATGGCCTCGGGCCTCGCCGGCAAAGAGCGTCGCCGCAAGGCCGCGCCGTCCATCTCGATTCATATGTGCATCGGCAAGCCGAGGCATCCGAAAGAAGGACACCACCCTGCAAAGGGCAAAGGGGGCATCGCAGCCCCGCCGTTCGACGGTGGCTCGCTTCCGCTAAGGGAAACGCGTCACCGGCAAAGGGGAGGCAACGGCGCCACGGATCGTCATCGTCCGTCAGGCACAGAGGAGGATCTCCTGTGTCTTTCTCTCTGTTGCAGTGAAGATGGATAAAGAAAAGCAAGGGGGGAGATGAAACAGAGGGTCGCGCGCACGGCATGGTGGCCCGACCTAGACCTTGACCCCCGCTGCGGGCTAGATGCACAGAGGAAATGGGAAAGGGAAGGGGCTCGCGCAGCACGGTGGTCTTCGCCGCCGTGCCTGGCGGTCGAGCCGTCGCCGGCAGCCGGCGGCACCCCAACTCGCTGCCGCACAAAGGAGTGATGAAGNNNNNNNNNNNNNNNNNNNNNNNNNNNNNNNNNNNNNNNNNNNNNNNNNNNNNNNNNNNNNNNNNNNNNNNNNNNNNNNNNNNNNNNNNNNNNNNNNNNNNNNNNNNNNNNNNNNNNNNNNNNNNNNNNNNNNNNNNNNNNNNNNNNNNNNNNNNNNNNNNNNNNNNNNNNNNNNNNNNNNNNNNNNNNNNNNNNNNNNNNNNNNNNNNNNNNNNNNNNNNNNNNNNNNNNNNNNNNNNNNNNNNNNNNNNNNNNNNNNNNNNNNNNNNNNNNNNNNNNNNNNNNNNNNNNNNNNNNNNNNNNNNNNNNNNNNNNNNNNNNNNNNNNNNNNNNNNNNNNNNNNNNNNNNNNNNNNNNNNNNNNNNNNNNNNNNNNNNNNNNNNNNNNNNNNNNNNNNNNNNNNNNNNNNNNNNNNNNNNNNNNNNNNNNNNNNNNNNNNNNNNNNNNNNNNNNNNNNNNNNNNNNNNNNNNNNNNNNNNNNNNNNNNNNNNNNNNNNNNNNNNNNNNNNNNNNNNNNNNNNNNNNNNNNNNNNNGGGGgtgacctagggtttcccctagcggAGCGGTGGGATTGTTTTGTTCCAGCGAAAATCGAGCTGGACCGTCGATCTCATCGGACGGCTGCGATGAAAAACCTAGCTGCCCATGGGCTTTTTGGGCCGAAAGAGGCTGAGGTCAGCAGTAGTGTGGGCACTGACGCGCGAGCTAGCCCGAGGCCGCAGCTGCGGGCGGCCCAGGCTGAGTCGAGGCCGGCTGCCGTTGTTTTCATTTTGGTTTTTTGTTGTTATTTGTCCAGATTTTGGGTGGATTTCAAATAGTTTTTCTATGTCAATTTTTTCCAACGAAAATTTTGTtttagaaaatagaaaagtaaagGAAAGTTTTTGTAAAgattaaaaagttcatgaatttttattcATGTGTTTCCACTGCGTAAATAATTAATAGTGCTCTTTTACAAAGAAAATAGAAGTTTAGATAGAATTAAGTTTTAAGAGCATGTTAAAGTGATTATTAAAATgaatatgattatgttatttttATGACCAACGTTGTTAATAACATGGTCATGTTTTATTATTTAAAATAAAGGTGCATTTATTTAATATGGTAATATAGATTTAATTGCATCGACAATTgtatgtttaatttgaccaacgttaGATTAATGCATATGATTGTTATAATGATCTCACTTAAATTGTGATTTCAGGAGGCTACCACTTGATGAATTGCCTAAAAGATGTTCCCACACTCAGGGGTGACAACTACACTGAGTGGAGGAAGAAAGTAGAGTTGGCATTTGTCTGTGCTGAGGTGAACTGGGTTGTGGATGAAGCACAGCCGGTCAGACCTACAAAGCCAGTAAGAGAGGCcactgatgatgatgatgcgtgggagaaaaagaaaaaaagatcatGCTCCTGTGGAGATGTTATATTCCATCGAAAACCAAAAGTGGGTCAATGCAAACAAAAAGTAAATGACATTTATAAAGAATACAATTGAGAACGCCATTGTGGGCTCAATTGCAGAGTTCACTTCCGCAAGGGAGTTGCTTACAAAGATAAAGAGCCCGTTCATTGATTCTTCAAAGACATATGCCATCCAGTTGATAAAGCAACTGGTGACAGAGAACTACACTGGCGGTGGTCATGGAATAAGAAAGCACATCCTCAGGATGAGCAACATGGCAGCAAAGCTCAAGCCCATGGATGCGGATCTGGAGATCAAACCAGCGCTCCTGGTCCACCTGGTCATGGCTTCACTGCCAAAGGAGTTTGAAACATTTGTTGTAAACTACAATATGTCACCTGGAACATGAGACATTGAAAATACAATAGCAATGCGTGTCCAAGAAGAGGACAAACTCAAAGCCTCACATGGTGGTTCACTCAACTATGTGAAGGATAACAAGAAAAAAAATTACAAGCAAAATAGCAAAGGTTCTCCGCATGGGAAAGCTCAGCATCAGCAAAAGTCTTTCCTAGTGGACAAAGACACATGTCTCCACTGTAAGAAGACCGGGCATTACAAGAAAGACTGCTCTGATTGGCTAAAGTCAATCATGGCAAAAAGAGGTAACAATATAGTTTCCTTTGTAAATGAATCCTTGTATACATAGTTTTTGAAATCTACTTGGTGGATTGACTTAGAAGCAACTGTTCATGTTGCAAATTCTTTACAGGGATTTCATTCGACGTGGACTATGCAAAAAAAGTGAAATACGCATTGAAGTGGCAAACGGAGCTGAAGCAGAAGTTGCAGCCATCGGCGACATCTCCTTGAAGTTAGCTGATAGATTCAAGCTTCTACTTAGAGATGTTTTATATGTTCCATCATGTCATAGAAACTTGATTAGCGTTTCCTGTTTGGACAAAGATAATTATGAATGTTATGTTGGACATGGCAAGTGTGCCATATGGTTTAataatgcttatgtggatgatgctTTACTACATGATGAGCTTTATTTATTACCACTACATGAAAAGTGCATTCTGTGTGTAATGTGAATGAGCATGTCGTGTCGAACAAAGAACAAAAGAACAGAAAGAGAACTCATGACTCATCAAAGATATGTCACTGTCACTTGGGCCATATTTCCAGGGGAGAATAGAAATATTAGTCAAAAGTGAAATTCTTCCTCCTTTAAAGTTCTCAGACTTAGAACAATGCATACATTGCATTAAAAGGAAGTATATATAAAACAAATTTAAAATGTGTAATCCATAGCACATGCACACTAGAAATCATTCACACTGAGATTTGTGGACCATTTTCGGCGAAAGTGTGAATGTCTATGACTCGTTCAAAAGTGTGGATGTATATGACTCGTTCATAACATTCATAGATGATTACTCTCGCTATGGTTATATTTATGCAATCAAAGAAAGATCTGAAGCGTGGGATAAATTTAAGATATTCAAAGCTAAAGTTGAAAAacagcatgataaaagaataaagatagtaagatccgGCCGTGGGGGGTAGTACTATGGTCGGCACACCCCATATGGCCAAGTCCCTGGACCTTTTATAAAGTTCTTGTAGGAGACTGGCATAGTAGCCCACTATTCAATGTCGGGCGAGCCTCGGCaaaatggagtagctgaaaggcgCAATTGTATACTTATGGATATGGTGTGCAGCATGATGAGTTACTCCACCTTGTcattgggattatggatggagACACTTAAAACCGCCATTCATATTCTCAATAGAGTACCAAGCAATTCGGTGCCAAAACACCGTAGGAGCTATGGACAGGAAGAGTGCCCTCCCTACAACACTTCAGGGTGTGGGGGTGCCCTActgaggccaaaatgtttaatccaaacattgcaatgttagatcccaaaacagtgagttgccacttcattggctatccagaTAGGTCAAAGGGTTTTCCTTTCTACTGCCCAGACAGatatacaaagtttgtagaaacAAGACATGCAGTCTTTTTAGAGGACGAAATGATGAGGGAAAGCTTGGTAGCTTggaaaattgatcttgaggagaagagggtgcatgcacctaatccaatgattcaggagccatttttctcactaccagttgcaactccacccatggcaactatttcaaaaaatgttattaAAAATACTGCGTAAATTTTTTCTTACATCTCTACGAATACATTTAACATGTTTTAAtgcatttttcatatttttttattaTTACACAATAATTTTTAATACATTCAACAATTTACAAAAGTTTTGTAGATTTTTTGATAATTGTTTATTTTGAAAATACAATATAGATACACAACAATTGTACGTGCTTGTGGTCATAAATGAAGCTACATAAATTTACACAATAAAATTTAATGCATATTGAATTATTTAAATCCAGACAATTTATTAGAAAAGTTTAGGTTTACCTCTTCAAAGTACACAATAATGGAAATAGAATAATAAAGATTTAAAATACAGAATACTTGCATGTTGATAATCATTGTATTTTTTATATGAGAAAATTCAGTTATCATGAAAACTAAACAGGAACTAAAAATACACAGGCCTCCTTTGGTTCGTAGGAATGTCATAGGATTTCTATAAGATAGGATTTGCATAGGAAAATTTTCTTTGagaccctttggtttgtaggaatggattcctatttctATATagaataggaatcaatccttcacattttggaggaaaaaaacattACTTAAGACTTAATGAAAAATTTCCTATCCTATgtatcaaatgacatctctttctctatagaatTTGAGATGCATGTTatttcacttcctatgattttcctatttctACAACATTTATattctatgaaccaaaggaggccccaGTAGAAAACACATCAGGGAAATTTCAGAACGAGTAACCAAAACAGAGCTCCACGGTGACCACAGGAATAATAAGCCCCCCATGAACATAGCTCCCCTATCCCTCACAAATAATATGGAAAGAGCTCCCCTGACGTCCCCTGACGTGCGTCATGCAAATACCTCGCGTGTTCCCGATACAAATGGTAGAAAATTTTCTCCGCTTTCAGCGCACTAATTAACCTAGCATTAACCGCACCCACTAGCGTGAATCTCGCGCATAGGAACCAAGCGACCGATCGGGCTTTAATTTGGAAGTCGAAGGAAGCAGAGTGCGTGGAGTACGTGGCATTCTATCATATCATGGGGCTGGACTACTACAGGATCCTGGGAGTAGACAAGGCGGCCACCGCCGGCGACATCCGGAAGGCCTACCGCAAGGGCGCGCTCAAGTGGCACCCGGACAAGAACCCCGACCACCACAAGAATGAGGCGGAGAGGAGGTTCAAGCAACTGTGCGAGGCCTACGAGGTACGTAGTGATCCGCATGGAGTAGAGTAGATCGACCTGTCTGCATTGTCGCCATGAcgatctcctcttcttcttcttggtgcATGTGCAAGCCCCGGACCCGCGAGGCCGAGGCGCACCAGCGATGGTTGCTCTAGAGGTGGAGCGGGCGCGGGCTGGGGAGGCCCGACGTGGACGCGCGGTGCTGGTGCTGGCGGCGCGAAGAGCTCTAGCGGTACGCCCTCCGGGTGCGCCGGAGACGCCCACTTTGGGGGCAGAGGAGGCACGACATTCTTCTATCCCACTGGTGACACCTGGACCAAGGTAAGGCAAAACTTTCGCTACGGTTATAGTTCATTCTATATTTGGCTATGTGATGTCATGGGTCACCACCATTGACATTGAGCATTCTCCACAGAGCACCGGTGATCTGGAAGAAAACGAGGCATGTGGTGCGTCCATGAATGGGGACTACTACTATGGGAGCGGGCACATCAACGAACCCTACTACGATTggtttgatgatgacgatgaaccTGAATATGAAAATGACTACCCCAATTGGTCTGAATATGACCCCTACGATTTGTACTAGAAAGATGAACTAGGCTTATGGTCCGGGGGAGTGTGA
The sequence above is a segment of the Triticum dicoccoides isolate Atlit2015 ecotype Zavitan chromosome 1A, WEW_v2.0, whole genome shotgun sequence genome. Coding sequences within it:
- the LOC119292130 gene encoding LRR receptor-like serine/threonine-protein kinase EFR, translating into MKERPSKGHGGVMSAPQTAKVAMILLPTLLLISDAICNTHCSAIPDNSTDMLSLLDFKRAIINDPRQALSSWNTGISRCQWEGVKCSLTHPGRVTALNLGGLGLSGPISPSLGNLTFLKSLNLSANGFAGELPPFNRLHNLQRLVMRDNSLQGVIPNTLTNCSNLIHLDLSGNFLVGEIPHNIGFLSNLLSLVLFQNNLTGRIPPSLGNISQQLKGMNLADNQLTGSSPDEIGQMPNLLGLVLSDNRLSGGIPLYNHSSLLLLDVGSNMLEKALTSDFGDNLPSLRTLMLGSNKLHGHIPASLGNISELATLDLSSNNFIGQVPTSLGRLGMLSFLNLQANKLSSKDTQGWEFIGGLSNCSSLNVLGLAQNQLQGAIPNSIGKLSTQLQELGLDENELSGPVPVNIGNLSALTVLDLSNNKLDGPIEGWVG